Proteins encoded together in one Variovorax paradoxus EPS window:
- a CDS encoding dimethyl sulfoxide reductase anchor subunit family protein: protein MHPAFSILFFTTLAGAAQGLVFTLALGALFGLEMAPGFLTIALGLAEVLLVAGLAASFMHLGRKTRAWRAVLMWRTSWMSREVIVLPAFIALVALWWLSLRFGVGAPWSWLLPVLVLFGAVALWYCTAMIYACLRFIEEWAHPLTIVNFTLIGLSSGLVLACAMAAVAGEARFVQVFGPYALGATLAAWAARGQALRRNAGIRHKSTLQSATGIRTEKLVQKSMGMSAGSFNTREFFHGASLAALKNIKLGFLLFAFVLPALLLAWGLASAAVLPWLLAVLVQAPGLLAERWFFFAQAKHPQNLYYQVVS from the coding sequence ATGCATCCCGCGTTCTCGATCCTTTTCTTCACCACGCTGGCCGGCGCGGCGCAGGGGCTTGTGTTCACGCTGGCGCTCGGTGCGCTGTTCGGTCTGGAGATGGCGCCGGGCTTTCTGACGATCGCATTGGGCTTGGCCGAGGTGTTGCTTGTGGCGGGGCTCGCCGCCTCGTTCATGCACCTGGGCCGCAAGACGCGCGCATGGCGCGCGGTGCTGATGTGGCGCACCTCGTGGATGTCGCGCGAGGTCATCGTGCTGCCGGCCTTCATCGCGCTGGTGGCGCTGTGGTGGCTGTCGCTGCGCTTCGGCGTGGGCGCGCCGTGGTCGTGGCTGCTGCCCGTGCTGGTGCTGTTCGGTGCTGTCGCGCTCTGGTACTGCACCGCGATGATTTATGCGTGCCTGCGCTTCATCGAGGAATGGGCGCATCCGCTCACCATCGTCAATTTCACGCTGATCGGGTTGTCGTCGGGGCTGGTGCTGGCCTGCGCGATGGCGGCCGTCGCCGGCGAGGCGCGCTTCGTGCAGGTCTTCGGACCGTACGCGCTCGGCGCCACGCTGGCGGCGTGGGCCGCGCGCGGACAGGCATTGCGGCGTAACGCGGGCATTCGCCACAAGTCGACGCTGCAATCGGCCACCGGCATCCGCACGGAAAAGCTGGTGCAGAAGTCGATGGGCATGTCGGCCGGGTCGTTCAATACGCGGGAGTTCTTTCATGGCGCATCGCTGGCCGCGCTGAAGAACATCAAGCTCGGCTTCCTGCTGTTTGCCTTCGTGCTGCCTGCGCTGCTGCTGGCGTGGGGCCTCGCGAGCGCGGCCGTGTTGCCGTGGCTGCTCGCGGTGCTGGTGCAGGCGCCGGGCCTGCTGGCCGAGCGCTGGTTCTTCTTTGCACAGGCCAAGCACCCGCAGAACCTGTATTACCAGGTCGTTTCCTAG
- a CDS encoding 4Fe-4S dicluster domain-containing protein, translating to MMQWLKDLMAPVSLPPLPGEGWGGGTAAFIEARHPVEAPLPPPQPSPGRGGSNTSKRAEPGETLAKQLALVIDLNVCVGCHACVTSCKQWNTSGSAGPLADERPYAANPTGTFFNRVQTYEAGAFPATETVHLPKSCLHCEDPPCVPVCPTGASYKRKEDGIVLVDYDKCIGCKYCAWACPYGARELDEERQVMTKCTLCVDRIYDELLPKEDRKPACVKACPTGARLFGDVKDPDSEVSKAIRERGGYQLMPEWETNPANQYLPRRITQSTDAQG from the coding sequence ATGATGCAGTGGCTCAAGGACCTGATGGCCCCGGTTTCGCTCCCTCCCCTTCCGGGGGAGGGCTGGGGTGGGGGCACGGCGGCCTTCATCGAAGCGCGGCATCCAGTAGAAGCGCCGCTGCCCCCACCCCAACCCTCCCCCGGAAGGGGAGGGAGCAATACCTCCAAACGCGCGGAGCCCGGCGAAACGCTCGCCAAGCAACTCGCCCTCGTCATCGACCTGAACGTCTGCGTCGGCTGCCACGCCTGCGTGACCTCGTGCAAGCAATGGAACACCTCCGGCAGCGCCGGCCCGCTTGCCGACGAGCGACCTTACGCCGCCAACCCGACCGGCACCTTCTTCAACCGCGTGCAGACCTACGAGGCCGGCGCCTTTCCGGCGACCGAGACGGTGCACCTGCCCAAGAGCTGCCTGCACTGCGAAGACCCGCCCTGTGTGCCCGTGTGTCCGACCGGCGCGAGCTACAAGCGCAAGGAAGACGGCATCGTGCTCGTCGACTACGACAAGTGCATCGGCTGCAAGTACTGCGCATGGGCCTGTCCCTACGGCGCGCGCGAGCTCGATGAAGAACGCCAGGTCATGACCAAGTGCACGCTCTGCGTGGACCGCATCTACGACGAGCTGCTGCCCAAGGAAGACCGCAAGCCCGCCTGCGTGAAGGCCTGCCCCACGGGCGCGCGCCTCTTCGGTGATGTGAAGGACCCGGACTCCGAGGTGTCGAAGGCGATCCGCGAACGCGGCGGCTACCAACTGATGCCGGAGTGGGAGACCAACCCGGCCAACCAGTACCTTCCGCGCCGCATCACGCAATCGACGGACGCGCAGGGGTAA
- a CDS encoding molybdopterin oxidoreductase family protein, with amino-acid sequence MFSFLSKEPVHDPLKAPTPTADTEVKTTTCYMCACRCGIRVHLREGEKGPEVRYIDGNPDHPLNQGVICAKGSSGIMKQVSPARITQPLLRKAGSERGAGEFEPISWERAYDMLTERLGKIRATDPKKFALFTGRDQMQALTGLFARQFGTPNYAAHGGFCSVNMAAGMIYTIGGSFWEFGGPDLERAKLFVMIGTAEDHHSNPMKIAISKFKRAGGRFISINPVRTGYSAIADEWIPIKPGTDGALFMALLHELIGDELVDHAFLKRFTNAPQLVVLDDCEREGLFAFDPERGVPGDGRNPHNKLVWDKASGSVKPAYPEGIADGCDPALEGHYTLADGTRVAPSFQLLRERVALCTPEWAEGITGIDAARIRKLAREMGETALQQAFELPIPWTDAWGKKHPTTQARPVAFHAMRGLAAHSNGFQTVRALAVLMSVLGTIDAPGGFRHKAPYPRHIVPNYRAFNDPGMIQPNTPLNAAPLGFPANPEELAINPDGSPIRIDHAFSWEHPLSAHGLMHNVITNAVKGDPYRIDTLLIFMANMAWNSSMNTMGVREMLNRKDEKGEHMIPFLVVCDAFQSETVAFSDLVLPDTTYLERHDVMGMLDRPISEFDGPVDSVRVPVVPPTGECKPFQEVLIELASRLKFPAFTTPEGGRKYTGYPDFVVNFEPQPGIGFLMGWRGKDGTEHLRGAPNPKQWEAYAANNCVFQYHMPETMHYMRNWNREYLDFAKDKGWRQRNDPVQLALYSDTLQSFRLAAQGKSPGRQPPDALRERIDTYFDPLPFWYPPLEEAATDLEAYPLNALTQRPMAMYHSWDSQNAWLRQIHSHNYLHVNPLTAQAAGIADGGWCWVESQWGKVRCMLRYSEAVEPGTVWTWNAIGKADGAWQLAPGSDEARKGFLLNHLISEELPCEGTASGRISNSDPITGQAGWYDVRVRIRPAEPGEPEESYPQIASMPSVPGVLGKAASVLTYFAGRGKK; translated from the coding sequence GTGTTCAGTTTCCTGTCCAAAGAGCCCGTCCACGATCCGCTCAAAGCGCCGACGCCCACGGCGGACACCGAGGTCAAGACCACCACCTGCTACATGTGCGCCTGCCGCTGCGGCATCCGCGTGCACCTGCGCGAAGGCGAGAAGGGCCCCGAGGTTCGCTACATCGATGGCAACCCGGACCACCCGCTGAACCAGGGCGTGATCTGCGCCAAGGGCTCCTCGGGAATCATGAAGCAGGTGTCGCCTGCGCGCATCACGCAGCCGCTGCTGCGCAAGGCCGGCAGCGAACGCGGGGCGGGGGAGTTCGAGCCCATCAGCTGGGAGCGCGCCTACGACATGCTGACCGAGCGGCTCGGCAAGATCCGCGCGACCGATCCGAAGAAGTTCGCGCTCTTCACCGGGCGCGACCAGATGCAGGCACTCACAGGCCTCTTCGCACGCCAGTTCGGCACACCCAACTACGCGGCGCACGGCGGCTTCTGCTCGGTCAACATGGCCGCGGGAATGATCTACACCATCGGCGGCAGCTTCTGGGAATTCGGCGGGCCCGACCTGGAGCGCGCCAAGCTGTTCGTGATGATCGGCACGGCCGAAGACCACCACAGCAATCCGATGAAGATCGCGATCAGCAAGTTCAAGCGTGCGGGTGGGCGTTTCATCTCGATCAACCCGGTGCGCACCGGCTACTCGGCGATTGCGGACGAGTGGATTCCGATCAAGCCCGGCACCGACGGCGCGCTGTTCATGGCGCTGCTGCACGAGCTCATCGGCGACGAGCTGGTGGACCATGCGTTCCTCAAGCGCTTTACCAATGCACCGCAGCTCGTGGTGCTGGACGACTGCGAGCGCGAAGGGCTGTTCGCTTTTGACCCCGAGCGTGGTGTGCCCGGCGACGGGCGCAACCCGCACAACAAGCTGGTGTGGGACAAGGCCAGCGGCAGCGTGAAGCCGGCCTACCCCGAAGGCATCGCCGATGGCTGCGACCCAGCGCTCGAAGGCCACTACACGCTGGCCGACGGCACGCGCGTCGCGCCGTCGTTCCAGTTGCTGCGCGAGCGCGTGGCGCTCTGCACGCCCGAATGGGCAGAGGGCATCACCGGCATCGATGCGGCGCGCATCCGCAAGCTCGCGCGCGAGATGGGCGAGACCGCGCTGCAGCAGGCCTTCGAGCTGCCGATTCCGTGGACCGATGCGTGGGGAAAGAAGCACCCGACCACGCAGGCGCGGCCCGTGGCCTTCCATGCGATGCGCGGCTTGGCGGCGCACTCCAATGGCTTCCAGACCGTGCGCGCGCTCGCGGTGCTGATGAGCGTGCTCGGCACCATCGATGCGCCCGGCGGCTTTCGGCACAAGGCGCCGTATCCGCGCCACATCGTGCCGAACTACCGCGCGTTCAACGACCCCGGAATGATCCAGCCGAACACGCCGCTCAACGCCGCGCCGCTGGGCTTTCCGGCGAACCCGGAAGAGCTGGCGATCAACCCCGACGGCTCGCCGATTCGCATCGACCATGCCTTCTCGTGGGAGCACCCGCTGTCGGCGCACGGGCTCATGCACAACGTGATCACCAACGCGGTGAAGGGCGACCCCTACCGTATCGACACGCTGCTGATTTTCATGGCCAACATGGCGTGGAATTCGAGCATGAACACCATGGGCGTGCGCGAGATGCTCAACCGCAAGGACGAGAAGGGCGAGCACATGATTCCCTTCCTCGTGGTGTGCGATGCCTTCCAGAGCGAGACCGTGGCTTTTTCCGACCTCGTGCTGCCCGACACCACGTACCTGGAGCGGCACGACGTGATGGGCATGCTCGATCGGCCGATCTCGGAGTTCGACGGGCCGGTCGATTCGGTGCGCGTGCCCGTGGTGCCGCCGACCGGCGAGTGCAAGCCCTTCCAGGAGGTGCTGATCGAGCTGGCGTCGCGGCTGAAGTTTCCGGCGTTCACCACGCCGGAGGGCGGGCGCAAGTACACGGGCTATCCGGACTTCGTCGTCAACTTCGAGCCGCAACCGGGCATCGGTTTTCTGATGGGCTGGCGCGGCAAGGACGGTACCGAGCATCTGCGCGGCGCGCCGAATCCGAAGCAGTGGGAGGCCTATGCAGCGAACAACTGCGTGTTCCAGTACCACATGCCCGAGACCATGCACTACATGCGCAACTGGAACCGGGAGTACCTCGATTTCGCGAAGGACAAGGGTTGGCGCCAGCGCAACGACCCGGTGCAGCTGGCGCTGTACTCCGACACGCTGCAGAGCTTTCGCCTCGCCGCGCAGGGCAAAAGCCCGGGGCGGCAGCCGCCCGATGCACTGCGTGAGCGCATCGACACCTACTTCGATCCGCTGCCGTTCTGGTATCCGCCGCTCGAGGAGGCCGCGACCGACCTGGAAGCCTATCCACTCAACGCACTCACGCAACGGCCGATGGCGATGTACCACTCGTGGGATTCGCAGAACGCGTGGCTGCGGCAGATCCACAGCCACAACTACCTGCATGTGAATCCACTGACCGCGCAGGCCGCGGGTATTGCGGATGGCGGCTGGTGCTGGGTCGAGAGCCAGTGGGGCAAGGTGCGCTGCATGCTGCGCTACAGCGAGGCGGTGGAGCCCGGCACGGTGTGGACATGGAATGCGATCGGCAAGGCCGATGGCGCATGGCAGCTCGCACCCGGTTCGGATGAGGCGCGCAAGGGCTTCCTTCTCAATCACCTGATCAGCGAGGAATTGCCATGCGAGGGCACGGCGAGCGGGCGCATCAGCAATTCCGATCCGATCACCGGGCAGGCGGGCTGGTACGACGTGCGGGTGCGCATACGGCCGGCGGAACCGGGCGAACCGGAAGAGAGCTATCCGCAGATCGCGAGCATGCCGAGCGTGCCTGGGGTGCTGGGCAAGGCGGCGAGTGTGTTGACGTACTTTGCGGGGAGGGGCAAGAAATGA